The Vigna radiata var. radiata cultivar VC1973A chromosome 6, Vradiata_ver6, whole genome shotgun sequence DNA segment GACCCCTTCATTGACACTTTCAAATGgtgtaattattaatttcaagaaaataaatattgaaacttGGAAATATTTTTCACGACACATATAAGCTTTTTACTCTTTGTGGCTATGCTTtcttacaaataatatatatagtcGGAATATGAGTTATCTTGGTTTTATAATAGTTACCTTATATCATATCTTAAAACAgatatatgtaatttaatttattttatagtaaattAGAAATTTTACAATTCACTTCAATTTCTCACTAATTAATGaattagataaatatattttgtttattaattttttatataattattataataccGTGAAGATAGAACATCTATGCATTTCTTTATCAACAAGATTATACGCATATCATTATCAACAACATTATCTTTGTTTTTACTCCAACCAAAAGATATGTTAAAGAGTGGGATCTTTTAAGACTCTTTAAGTCTCTTCATTATAAAACAACCAAATTTACACTTATTTAAATCATGTTTAGAGATAATATGATTAAATCTAGATAGTTTGGTATatgttgattattatttatagttatgttattatttattatattattattattctcctaaaataaatactattataataaaaacataggTCCATAACCGATGTTAATCTTATAAACAAAACTGCTATTCTCTAGACATGCACATACTCACTTCataatcacttttattttcatttataaatctTAACTCTTTATTTTGCTGGTGAATCTTCACCCTctcaacaaaaatgaaaactctTCCCACACAAATTAAGGAGGAAGATAGGAAAAGGCATGAAGGAGAAGTATGTACGATCTATTGCCGAGGAATTTCAAGATGATTTGATAACAGTTGAGTTTAAGATCGTTGACTCTGGCCATACAGGGAGAAAGCTTAGCGATGAAGTTTATGATTTATCATGGTTCGCTGGtagaagaaaaatggaaaagaaaactcagaaagaaaaaaaaaaattaaagtaataaaattcaaaataattacatGTGACACTCACCAAATAAGATTTAAAACCTGCCAATTTAATAGAAGATCCAATATTAATAggatttatatgtaattttgtaattatactAAAACGAAATATATTAACAATCAGTTGTATTGAACTGATTATTTATGTATGGTTATATTTTTGTCAAGAGaagttatgttttatttattgtgttttggGTAAACAAAGCTatgatatttttctcaatattattttatatatttattattattgctgttttttattagtattaatcgAATAAATTTAATCCTTTAGCTTGTGTGTTGAATAACTAGTTTTGTTTTGGAAATATAACACCAAactgattttaaataaaacagagGCAAACACGGTGAATCTATCAAGCTTTACGTGTATACACaaggtgaaaattttaaaaagcacGCACGGGAGAGTGATATCTCACATGGTTATATTACATTAGTACAAACtcccattttttatttaatgacatGCTCACAGCATCGACACTAGTACTTATACATTAAAGTAGCAAACACTATCCAATTTAGGTTTCAAATTGCAATTATTGTAGAGCATCCTTAAAGCTTTGATGCAATTTGAAACTTTTGGCTAATCGGAACCTGGTGGATCAATTGGTCGAAAGTTGGTTGATTCCACGTTATGACCACCATGTCCAGGCCTCGGATGTGGAATTTTTGTGCCTTGTTGCTCCTTCGGTGGCAACTCCTCTGTGGTTTCCATGGGCGGTGGCTTATCATGATGTGGTGGTTCATGACGAATTGGTATGCTATCAGGATGTGTTAATTTATCGTCGTATGATGTATTTTCCATGTATTGTGGTTTATCACCATGTGGTGGTGGTTTACCATGATGTGGTGGTTTACCATGATGTGGTGGTTTACCATGATGTGGTGGTTTACTGATATATGATGCATCTTCCATGTGTGATGGTGGTTTACCATGTGGTGGTTTACCATGATGTGGTGGTATACCGTCATCTGATGCATCTTCCGTGTGTGGTGGTGGTTTATCATGATGGCCGTTTTCAATATGTGGTGGTGATGGTTTATTATGATCTGGTGGTTTGGGATGTGAGTGTGGTGTACTATCACTGTTTTCTGGTGAAGAGGATGGGAGAATTGCAAGGGAGCTTGCAACCAAAAGAAATGGTAGCAGTAAGACTAGGATGTTTTTGGGATACATTTTTAATGAAGTTATGAGGAATGTGGATAGTGGTGAAGAAACTAGGGCATAACAAGTCGCCTTTTATAATAGCAATATTCCATTATTCAGTGTCATCAAACACTGTTGCCTCTTACGTAAGCTTAATCCCACCACATTATTGCAGAAATATTTCTGTCAGGCACTTTTACATAATGCCTTATATAACTTTAGTAAAATGTTTCTTTCACAACTGGAATTTGACAACGATTTGCCAACGACAGCTGGCGTGGTCTCATTGGTTgtcttaattgaatttttaaaatagatataatttaagTTGGAGAGTATTATTGGAAGAATTTAGGACAGTGAAACCTGTTAGCGCTTTAGGATCTATTCTCAATTCTCCCCTTGAGTGCTCTTTCTCTATTCTCTCCTTTAGTGCTCTCT contains these protein-coding regions:
- the LOC106764346 gene encoding early nodulin-75-like, translated to MYPKNILVLLLPFLLVASSLAILPSSSPENSDSTPHSHPKPPDHNKPSPPHIENGHHDKPPPHTEDASDDGIPPHHGKPPHGKPPSHMEDASYISKPPHHGKPPHHGKPPHHGKPPPHGDKPQYMENTSYDDKLTHPDSIPIRHEPPHHDKPPPMETTEELPPKEQQGTKIPHPRPGHGGHNVESTNFRPIDPPGSD